The DNA segment acctccaaaggatcctcctccaaaggatcctcctccgtgtccacctccaaaggatcctcctccttgtccacctccaaaggatcctcctccttgtccacctccaaaggatcctcctcCAACCACGGCTTCCATATGAGCGGCCACCGATGGATCCACCTCCAATGCCTCCTCCATGACCGCCACCAAAGATCCTCCTCcaaatccacctcctcctccaaatccACCTCCGCCGAATCCGCCTTTACTACCACCTGCGTGGCACAGGGCCACGACTGTGGCTAAGGCGGTGATCAGCAATAGTTTCTGAAAAGGAAATAAAGTAGTTTAATCATTTTTAGTAATCATAAGAGCATTAGGAATTCATGTCAGTCAGAAAAAATATCTGGGTGATTTCTTCTTTGAATTGAGTAGACATCAATCCTTTGCAATCAATATCATATtcgttattttcttgttattttaggttttttttttttacttttaatgttgTGATTCCAATTGGCTTTTAGATCTTTTCCTCAAATTGAAACCAGAAATTAGTATCAAAATCAATTAG comes from the Palaemon carinicauda isolate YSFRI2023 chromosome 16, ASM3689809v2, whole genome shotgun sequence genome and includes:
- the LOC137655203 gene encoding keratin, type I cytoskeletal 10-like, which gives rise to MKAIPELISHPEKLLLITALATVVALCHAGGSKGGFGGGGFGGGGGFGGGSLVAVMEEALEVDPSVAAHMEAVVGGGSFGGGQGGGSFGGGQGGGSFGGGHGGGSFGGGSFGGGHGGGSFGGGSFGGGSVGGGQGGGFGGGHGGSLGGGGFSGGRRYG